From one Butyricimonas faecihominis genomic stretch:
- a CDS encoding DUF3575 domain-containing protein translates to MKKLRLIFIFLLACCAIPEVHAQKVAVKTNLLYDATTTFNLGVEFSLARKWTLDVPVNLNPWKFNDGTRLRHWGIQPEVRYWFCERFRRTFIGLHAHYADFNVGNLPDWSFISENMKQNRYEGHLYGAGISVGHAWILKRRWGIEATLGLGYARIVYDKYPCAECGSRLKSGNRNYFGPTKVGISLIYLIK, encoded by the coding sequence ATGAAGAAACTACGATTAATATTTATTTTTTTACTTGCCTGTTGTGCTATTCCTGAGGTGCATGCCCAGAAAGTGGCCGTGAAGACAAACCTGTTATACGATGCAACAACGACCTTTAATCTAGGCGTGGAATTTAGCTTGGCCCGGAAGTGGACGCTGGATGTGCCGGTGAATCTGAACCCGTGGAAGTTTAATGACGGGACACGTTTGCGACATTGGGGCATACAGCCTGAGGTTCGTTACTGGTTTTGTGAACGCTTTCGGCGGACATTTATCGGTTTGCATGCTCATTATGCTGATTTTAACGTGGGTAATTTGCCGGACTGGTCTTTTATCAGCGAGAACATGAAACAAAATCGGTACGAGGGACATCTTTATGGAGCCGGGATTTCTGTCGGTCACGCTTGGATTCTGAAAAGACGTTGGGGGATTGAAGCCACTCTCGGATTGGGATATGCCCGTATCGTGTATGACAAGTACCCATGTGCCGAATGCGGTTCCCGGTTAAAATCCGGAAATCGGAATTACTTCGGTCCGACAAAGGTCGGTATTTCACTAATCTATTTAATCAAGTAA
- the nifJ gene encoding pyruvate:ferredoxin (flavodoxin) oxidoreductase has translation MAKEKKFITCDGNAAAAHVAYMFSEVSCIYPITPSSPMAEYVDEWAAKGRKNLFGETVRVMEMQSEAGAAGAVHGSLQAGALTTTYTASQGLLLMIPNMYKIAGELLPCVFHVSARALAAHALSIFGDHADVYAARQTGFAMLASGSVQEVMDLSAVSHLTAIKSRVPFVNFFDGFRTSHEIQKIEELDMEDIRGLVDMKALQEFRDRAQNSENPVTKGTAQNPDVYFQGREAANKFYDAVPDIVAGYMDEMSKITGRTYRPFVYYGAKDAENIIIAMGSVTETIREVIDYKLANGEKVGMIAVHLYRPFSAKYFMEAVPATVKRIAVLDRTKEPGANGDPLYLDVKDVFYGQKNAPVIVGGRYGLGSKDVTPGQIIAVYKNLAMNEPKNQFTLGIVDDVTFRSLPIEPEVKVNSDHMYEAKFYGLGSDGTVGANKNSIKIIGGATNKYCQAYFAYDSKKSGGFTASHLRFGDDPIRSTYLVTTPDFVACHVPAYIHMYDVLKGLKKGGSFLLNSLWDEKEVGEHLPNAMKRYLAENEINFYIINGTKIGQQLGLGNRTNTIMQSAFFKITNVIPYDLAVSEMKKAIDKSYGKKGEAIVKMNYAAVDAGGLAENVVKVTVPAEWANLKDEVCVCDENRPEFIRNVVDVMNAQKGDDLPVSAFAGREDGTFPAGTSKFEKRGIAINVPEWQVNNCIQCNQCAYVCPHAAIRPFLISDAELAAAPAGTETKPAIGKELAGLKFKIQVSPLDCTGCGNCADVCPAKEKALVMKPLESQESEIARFEYMDKKVGYKKVVEPNNVKNSQFQQPLFEFSGACAGCGETPYIKLITQLFGERMMVANATGCTSIYGGSAPSTPYCKNYQSGRGVAWANSLFEDNAEYGLGMAEGNNRLRDRAKRLLEENLSSFSAETQAAVNEWLAAFEDGEKTLAVSDNMSAALAKENSAIAKEILELKAYFTKKSQWIFGGDGWAYDIGYGGLDHVLASGHNVNVLVVDTEVYSNTGGQSSKSTPVGAVAKFAASGKRVRKKDLGAMAMSYGYVYVAQVAMGSNQAQYLKALKEAEAYDGPSLIIAYAPCINHGLKASMGKSQAEEKKAVECGYWQLYRYNPALEEEGKNPFQLDSKEPDYSKFRDYLMGEVRFNSLLKAAPEEAEQLFAKTQSDAKWRYEGYKRRAEMKYGE, from the coding sequence CGTTAACCACGACTTATACGGCCTCTCAGGGATTATTATTGATGATTCCTAATATGTATAAGATTGCAGGAGAGTTACTTCCTTGCGTGTTCCACGTGAGTGCTCGTGCTTTGGCTGCTCATGCACTTTCTATTTTTGGTGATCATGCAGACGTTTACGCTGCCCGTCAAACTGGTTTTGCTATGTTGGCTTCCGGTTCTGTACAGGAAGTAATGGACCTTTCTGCTGTATCACACTTGACGGCTATCAAGTCAAGAGTTCCTTTCGTTAATTTCTTTGACGGTTTCCGTACTTCTCACGAGATACAGAAGATCGAAGAGTTGGATATGGAAGATATTCGTGGCTTGGTTGACATGAAGGCTTTGCAGGAGTTCCGTGATCGGGCTCAGAATTCTGAGAACCCTGTAACAAAGGGAACCGCTCAAAATCCGGATGTGTATTTCCAGGGGAGAGAGGCGGCTAACAAGTTCTACGATGCAGTTCCTGATATTGTGGCTGGTTATATGGATGAAATGTCCAAGATTACCGGTCGTACCTATCGTCCGTTCGTTTATTACGGAGCTAAAGATGCCGAGAATATCATTATCGCTATGGGTTCTGTAACCGAGACTATCCGTGAGGTGATCGATTACAAGCTTGCTAATGGCGAGAAAGTGGGTATGATCGCTGTTCATTTGTATCGTCCGTTCTCTGCTAAATATTTCATGGAAGCTGTTCCTGCTACGGTAAAACGTATTGCAGTGCTTGACCGTACGAAAGAGCCGGGTGCAAACGGAGATCCGTTGTATCTTGACGTGAAAGACGTGTTCTATGGTCAGAAGAATGCCCCGGTGATCGTTGGCGGACGTTATGGATTAGGTTCTAAGGATGTAACTCCGGGACAAATCATTGCTGTTTACAAGAACTTGGCTATGAACGAGCCGAAGAACCAATTCACTCTTGGTATCGTGGATGATGTAACTTTCCGTTCTCTTCCTATTGAACCGGAAGTAAAAGTGAACTCAGACCACATGTATGAGGCTAAGTTCTACGGATTAGGTTCTGACGGTACTGTAGGTGCTAATAAGAACTCTATCAAGATTATCGGTGGAGCTACCAATAAATATTGCCAAGCTTATTTCGCTTATGACTCTAAGAAATCAGGAGGTTTTACGGCTTCTCACCTTCGTTTCGGGGATGATCCTATTCGTTCAACCTATTTGGTAACTACTCCTGACTTCGTGGCTTGTCACGTGCCTGCATACATTCACATGTATGATGTATTGAAAGGTTTGAAGAAAGGTGGTTCTTTCTTGTTAAACTCTCTTTGGGATGAAAAAGAGGTGGGAGAGCATCTTCCGAATGCAATGAAACGTTATTTGGCTGAAAACGAAATTAATTTCTATATTATCAACGGAACGAAGATCGGTCAACAATTAGGTTTGGGTAACCGTACGAACACGATCATGCAGTCTGCATTCTTTAAAATCACGAACGTGATTCCTTACGATTTGGCTGTTAGTGAGATGAAAAAAGCTATCGACAAGTCATACGGAAAGAAGGGTGAGGCTATTGTGAAGATGAACTATGCTGCTGTTGATGCGGGTGGTTTGGCTGAAAACGTAGTGAAAGTTACTGTTCCTGCTGAATGGGCAAACTTGAAAGACGAAGTATGTGTTTGTGACGAAAACCGTCCGGAATTTATCCGTAACGTGGTTGACGTGATGAACGCACAAAAAGGGGATGATCTTCCTGTTAGTGCATTTGCTGGACGTGAAGACGGAACTTTCCCTGCCGGAACTTCTAAGTTCGAAAAACGCGGAATCGCTATTAATGTTCCGGAATGGCAAGTGAATAATTGTATTCAATGTAATCAATGTGCTTACGTTTGTCCTCACGCTGCTATTCGTCCGTTCTTGATTTCTGACGCTGAATTAGCTGCCGCTCCTGCCGGAACAGAAACCAAGCCGGCTATTGGTAAGGAACTTGCAGGATTGAAGTTTAAGATTCAAGTATCTCCGTTAGATTGTACGGGTTGTGGTAACTGTGCCGATGTTTGTCCGGCTAAGGAGAAAGCATTGGTAATGAAACCGCTTGAATCTCAAGAATCTGAAATCGCTCGTTTCGAATACATGGATAAAAAGGTTGGCTACAAGAAAGTAGTTGAGCCGAATAACGTGAAAAATTCTCAGTTCCAACAACCTTTGTTCGAGTTCTCCGGAGCTTGTGCTGGTTGTGGTGAGACTCCGTATATTAAATTAATTACTCAATTGTTCGGAGAGAGAATGATGGTGGCTAATGCTACCGGATGTACCTCAATCTATGGAGGTTCAGCTCCTTCAACTCCGTATTGTAAGAATTATCAATCAGGACGTGGTGTGGCTTGGGCTAACTCATTGTTCGAGGATAATGCTGAGTATGGTCTTGGTATGGCAGAAGGTAATAACCGTTTGCGTGACCGTGCTAAGAGATTGTTGGAAGAAAACTTGTCAAGTTTCTCTGCCGAAACTCAGGCTGCTGTTAACGAATGGCTTGCTGCTTTCGAGGATGGAGAGAAGACTTTAGCTGTCAGCGACAATATGTCTGCTGCGTTAGCTAAAGAAAATTCAGCTATCGCTAAAGAGATTTTAGAATTGAAGGCTTACTTCACGAAGAAATCTCAATGGATCTTCGGTGGTGACGGATGGGCATACGACATCGGTTACGGCGGTTTGGATCACGTGTTAGCAAGCGGTCATAACGTGAATGTATTGGTGGTTGATACCGAGGTATATTCAAATACTGGAGGTCAATCTTCTAAATCAACTCCTGTTGGTGCCGTGGCTAAATTTGCTGCCAGCGGTAAACGTGTTCGCAAGAAGGATTTGGGTGCAATGGCAATGTCTTATGGTTATGTGTATGTTGCACAAGTTGCTATGGGATCTAACCAAGCTCAATATTTGAAAGCTTTGAAAGAGGCAGAGGCATATGACGGACCTTCATTGATCATCGCTTACGCTCCGTGTATCAACCACGGTCTGAAAGCAAGCATGGGTAAATCTCAAGCTGAAGAGAAGAAGGCTGTTGAATGCGGATACTGGCAATTATACCGTTATAACCCGGCATTGGAAGAAGAGGGTAAGAACCCGTTCCAATTGGATTCTAAGGAGCCGGATTATAGTAAATTCCGTGACTATCTGATGGGTGAAGTTCGTTTCAACTCCTTGTTGAAGGCTGCTCCGGAAGAAGCTGAGCAATTGTTTGCCAAGACTCAGTCTGACGCTAAATGGCGTTATGAAGGTTACAAGCGTCGTGCAGAAATGAAATACGGCGAGTAA
- a CDS encoding FimB/Mfa2 family fimbrial subunit — translation MNFKSHINLLIVGLLMIGAGILVSCDAFNEDLPECRLFVKFKYDYNMLSVCAFHKQVDKVELYVFDKDGKFLFQQAEEGDALATGNYQMSVALPLGEYKLMAWAGVHDSYDVPQLAPGTSITELELKLKRTSSLIIDKALEPLWYGEINDVNFTGNINLVETINLIKNTNTVRFIFQQPENGGGGFAVDDYDYEILESNGYLDHQNQLKDDDELSFRPYYSKQISPAAIGVELNTMRLMDDRPTRFVVTEKATNKPVFNISLTDYFSKTMMAGRNWSTQEYFDRQDEWDVVFYFAGENGEGLWHAVQVIINDWTWHIQDEGEDL, via the coding sequence ATGAATTTCAAAAGTCATATAAATTTACTGATCGTTGGGCTACTGATGATTGGTGCTGGGATACTCGTATCCTGTGATGCCTTTAATGAAGATTTGCCGGAGTGTCGCTTGTTTGTCAAGTTTAAATATGACTATAATATGCTATCCGTCTGTGCTTTTCATAAACAGGTAGATAAAGTGGAGCTCTATGTTTTCGACAAGGATGGCAAATTCCTTTTCCAACAAGCCGAAGAGGGGGATGCGTTAGCTACCGGTAATTACCAGATGTCCGTGGCACTTCCTTTGGGAGAATACAAGTTGATGGCTTGGGCCGGGGTGCATGATTCGTACGATGTTCCTCAGTTAGCCCCGGGTACGTCGATCACGGAGTTGGAATTAAAATTGAAGAGAACGTCATCGCTTATTATTGATAAAGCGTTGGAACCGCTTTGGTATGGTGAAATCAATGATGTAAACTTTACCGGTAATATCAATCTTGTCGAGACAATTAACTTGATCAAGAATACAAATACCGTAAGATTTATTTTCCAACAGCCGGAGAATGGTGGAGGTGGATTTGCCGTGGATGATTATGATTACGAGATTCTTGAATCAAACGGGTATCTTGATCATCAGAATCAATTGAAGGATGATGATGAGTTGAGTTTTCGTCCTTATTATAGCAAACAGATCAGTCCTGCGGCCATCGGTGTGGAATTGAACACGATGCGTTTGATGGATGATCGACCGACTCGTTTTGTCGTGACGGAGAAAGCCACGAATAAGCCGGTGTTTAATATAAGTCTTACTGATTATTTTAGCAAGACCATGATGGCCGGGCGTAATTGGAGTACCCAAGAGTATTTTGATCGTCAGGATGAATGGGATGTTGTTTTCTATTTTGCCGGGGAGAACGGGGAAGGCCTATGGCATGCCGTGCAAGTGATCATTAATGATTGGACGTGGCACATTCAAGATGAGGGAGAGGATTTGTAA
- a CDS encoding glucose 1-dehydrogenase — MMDLNKMLNLTGMVALVTGGGNGIGCGSVRILAEAGADVVIGDVNLAAAEEVAEDIREMGRRALALKCDVTRDADLMNLVERTIVEFGKLNILVNNVGVGGGGRENPFRVTVEYFERIFKVNVFSAWRLCQLAVPYMKQAGYGSIVNITSMGSINRSPNMSAYASSKAALNHMTANLAMDFGPDVRINAVGPGAVETQALASVLTPEIEKKMLEHTPIKRLGEIEDIAGAVLFFAAPISSWITGQVLFVNGGGVQTLD; from the coding sequence ATGATGGATTTGAATAAAATGTTGAATTTGACGGGAATGGTAGCTCTCGTGACGGGAGGCGGTAATGGTATCGGTTGCGGGAGTGTCCGTATTTTGGCAGAGGCGGGAGCTGATGTGGTGATTGGTGACGTGAATCTGGCGGCAGCCGAAGAGGTGGCAGAAGATATACGTGAAATGGGGCGTCGGGCTCTGGCTCTGAAATGTGACGTGACGAGAGATGCGGATTTGATGAATCTCGTGGAACGGACCATCGTGGAGTTCGGTAAATTGAACATTCTGGTGAATAACGTGGGAGTTGGCGGGGGAGGCCGTGAAAATCCTTTTCGGGTGACGGTGGAATATTTCGAACGTATTTTCAAGGTAAATGTGTTCAGTGCTTGGAGATTGTGCCAGTTGGCCGTACCTTATATGAAACAGGCTGGTTATGGTTCGATCGTGAACATTACTTCCATGGGAAGTATCAATCGGAGTCCGAACATGAGTGCCTATGCCTCGTCAAAAGCGGCTTTGAATCACATGACAGCCAACTTGGCAATGGATTTCGGACCCGATGTACGGATTAATGCCGTGGGACCGGGAGCCGTGGAAACGCAAGCACTCGCATCCGTGCTGACTCCGGAGATCGAGAAAAAGATGTTGGAACACACTCCAATCAAGCGATTGGGTGAAATAGAGGATATTGCCGGGGCGGTCCTCTTTTTTGCAGCACCGATTTCCAGTTGGATCACTGGGCAGGTGTTATTTGTGAACGGGGGCGGTGTCCAAACGTTGGATTAA
- a CDS encoding Mfa1 family fimbria major subunit (Members of this family are fimbrial shaft proteins (major subunit proteins), found in the Bacteriodetes. The family is named for Mfa1 from Porphyromonas gingivalis, and is related to but distinct from the family of FimA from the species.) — translation MKKMYYFAATLLVLLFAACSNDHIGRDDDDDGIVTDPTGEAWISLDIKTAAAKALGRALNNPDKEMGTPAESTVSKLRVIFFDAAHNVTADKSFTVGSDTEAGEPGQPEGILGTAFKVPAASKRILVIANPSPDLPTNVSTYNEFNQAIVAIASLSSPSYFMMTNAKGGLEPSLPNGDETDLTLYNSASKAESQPLSIHIDRAVAKVRVYTDNGNIAANNLQANISEPGWVLNATNKKYFPVSERVKTWMEETPRGCITPFDQYDLGSYRKDPNHDVQPLMSDPNFTSYLQEYNYEMDAANIASGAWHPTEISVNNVEYCLENTQTAEHNVWAYTTQVLFKVIYSPKGLVTPDKNVYDNPADNVNHGELMAGADWLMVNGGYYTWNLLMDYIKAELLYKYTSEDKDPSIIYTAALSQTVNKYLVAIGTPEVSIDRGSGTPEARADEVVANFNLKRSNVENYGAYRHGTVSYYKGGVNYYPIMIKHDDTDQVYNEFGEFGVVRNSVYDVHISKVNNPGYPNIPKPDPGTKDEDEDKYLSIRINVNPWTWYTQTEEL, via the coding sequence ATGAAGAAGATGTATTATTTTGCTGCGACACTTTTAGTATTGTTGTTTGCGGCGTGTAGTAATGACCATATCGGTCGAGATGATGATGATGACGGGATTGTAACGGATCCTACCGGGGAGGCGTGGATCTCTTTGGATATTAAGACTGCCGCAGCGAAGGCCTTGGGTAGGGCATTGAATAACCCGGATAAGGAGATGGGAACTCCGGCAGAATCTACCGTGAGTAAACTTCGGGTTATTTTCTTTGATGCGGCACATAATGTGACTGCTGATAAGTCTTTTACTGTAGGTTCTGATACAGAAGCGGGAGAACCCGGACAACCGGAAGGAATTCTGGGGACGGCTTTTAAAGTTCCGGCTGCTTCTAAACGGATTCTGGTGATTGCAAATCCAAGTCCAGATTTACCTACGAACGTTAGTACTTATAATGAGTTTAATCAAGCTATTGTGGCTATAGCCTCGTTATCCTCACCCTCTTATTTCATGATGACGAATGCTAAAGGTGGTTTGGAGCCATCTCTTCCCAATGGAGATGAGACAGATCTGACTCTTTATAATTCAGCATCAAAGGCTGAGAGCCAACCGCTTTCTATTCATATAGACCGTGCCGTGGCAAAGGTTCGGGTATATACTGACAACGGTAATATCGCAGCTAATAATTTGCAGGCGAATATCTCTGAACCCGGTTGGGTTTTGAATGCAACGAACAAGAAATATTTCCCGGTATCTGAGCGTGTGAAGACATGGATGGAAGAGACTCCGAGAGGATGTATCACTCCTTTTGACCAGTATGATCTGGGGTCATATAGAAAGGATCCGAATCATGACGTACAACCCTTGATGTCCGACCCGAATTTTACAAGTTATTTGCAAGAATATAATTACGAGATGGATGCAGCGAATATAGCTTCCGGAGCTTGGCATCCGACTGAAATATCCGTGAACAACGTGGAGTATTGTCTTGAGAACACCCAAACAGCCGAGCATAACGTGTGGGCTTACACAACTCAGGTCCTGTTTAAAGTTATTTACTCTCCGAAAGGATTGGTTACTCCGGATAAGAATGTTTACGATAATCCTGCGGATAATGTGAATCATGGAGAATTGATGGCAGGTGCAGATTGGCTTATGGTTAATGGCGGGTACTATACTTGGAATTTGTTGATGGATTATATTAAAGCGGAATTGTTGTACAAGTACACCAGCGAGGATAAGGATCCTAGTATTATCTATACTGCAGCATTATCCCAAACTGTGAATAAGTATCTGGTAGCTATCGGAACTCCGGAGGTATCGATTGACAGGGGTAGTGGAACTCCCGAAGCGAGAGCTGATGAGGTGGTTGCTAATTTTAATCTGAAAAGAAGTAACGTGGAAAATTATGGAGCTTACCGTCATGGAACCGTATCTTACTACAAGGGTGGAGTAAATTACTATCCGATTATGATTAAACATGACGATACTGATCAGGTTTACAATGAATTCGGAGAATTCGGAGTGGTTCGTAACTCTGTTTACGACGTGCATATTTCTAAGGTAAACAATCCGGGTTATCCGAATATTCCGAAACCGGATCCGGGTACGAAAGATGAGGATGAGGACAAATATTTGTCTATCAGAATTAACGTGAATCCTTGGACTTGGTATACTCAAACTGAAGAATTATAA
- a CDS encoding DUF3868 domain-containing protein has protein sequence MKIMIRYTACVLIAFLLGTLTSAAQSKSSYTGTINVNPVRVLQAGKTLYVEMDIVLDHVKVKSAGAVDIIPRLVSSSDTLELPKVSLKGRNEYLTYERVLSLMSSSERSAYPAHYQVVRNVKAENQTIEYRYTLPFEAWMAEAYLDVQKDECGCGEVAWMEVETIDTVKLDFIPVPYRVVPHLAYVQPVPEPIKNREKQVEAFLDFEVNQTYIQPEYMNNPVELAKIRAMIDELHVDHDITINRLDLIGYASPEGSLAGNKRLSEGRALALKNYLARRYSFAPSLYHIVFGGENWEGLRKALANLDVTYKTAVESIIDNYDGQERKERLMKLQGGVPYRYLLRNVYPGLRVAICKVEYHVKNFNVEEAKEIIKVRPQNLSLNEMYLVANTYPNGSREFINVFETAVRLFPEDDVAKLNAAIAALSRGDTETAGQFLAQVKHQELPEYANAAGVLALLKGDYDAAERFLQAASDAGLEVAGKNLEELGKKKANDQEMKSRVIYK, from the coding sequence ATGAAAATAATGATACGATACACGGCTTGCGTGTTGATTGCCTTCTTGCTAGGGACATTAACTTCGGCAGCCCAGTCAAAATCCTCTTATACCGGAACTATTAATGTCAATCCGGTACGAGTGTTACAAGCGGGGAAAACGCTTTACGTGGAAATGGATATTGTCTTGGACCACGTGAAAGTGAAGTCTGCCGGGGCAGTAGATATTATCCCCCGGTTAGTGTCCTCTTCGGACACGCTTGAACTTCCCAAAGTTTCGCTTAAAGGGCGTAACGAGTACTTAACCTACGAGCGGGTTCTTTCCCTGATGAGTTCCTCGGAACGATCGGCTTACCCGGCCCATTATCAAGTGGTGAGAAACGTGAAGGCTGAAAATCAAACGATAGAGTATCGCTATACTCTTCCTTTCGAAGCTTGGATGGCGGAAGCCTATCTGGACGTTCAGAAAGATGAATGTGGTTGTGGGGAAGTGGCTTGGATGGAAGTGGAGACCATTGATACCGTGAAGCTGGATTTCATTCCGGTTCCTTACCGGGTGGTACCCCATCTGGCTTACGTGCAACCCGTACCCGAACCAATTAAAAACCGGGAAAAACAAGTAGAGGCTTTTCTGGACTTCGAGGTGAACCAGACTTATATTCAGCCGGAATACATGAATAATCCCGTGGAGCTAGCGAAGATTCGGGCGATGATTGATGAATTGCATGTTGACCATGATATTACGATTAACCGCTTGGATCTTATCGGGTATGCTTCTCCGGAAGGTTCTTTGGCCGGTAATAAACGATTGTCTGAAGGACGAGCTTTGGCGTTGAAGAATTATCTGGCAAGACGTTACTCGTTTGCTCCTTCACTTTACCACATCGTTTTCGGTGGTGAGAACTGGGAAGGTTTGCGCAAAGCCTTGGCGAATCTTGATGTCACTTACAAAACTGCGGTCGAATCAATCATAGATAACTATGACGGGCAGGAGCGAAAAGAACGTTTGATGAAGTTGCAGGGAGGGGTGCCTTATCGTTATTTGCTTCGAAATGTTTATCCGGGATTGCGTGTTGCCATTTGCAAGGTTGAGTACCATGTTAAGAACTTCAACGTGGAGGAAGCGAAGGAGATTATAAAGGTGCGTCCGCAGAACTTGAGTTTGAATGAGATGTACTTGGTGGCAAATACTTACCCGAATGGATCTCGTGAGTTTATCAACGTGTTTGAAACTGCCGTGAGATTATTCCCGGAAGATGATGTTGCTAAATTGAATGCGGCAATAGCGGCACTTTCTCGCGGAGACACGGAAACGGCAGGTCAATTCTTGGCTCAGGTGAAACATCAGGAATTACCGGAATATGCGAATGCTGCGGGAGTGTTGGCCCTTTTGAAGGGTGACTACGATGCTGCCGAAAGATTCTTGCAGGCAGCTTCGGATGCCGGGCTTGAAGTTGCAGGAAAAAACTTGGAGGAGCTTGGTAAGAAGAAAGCGAATGATCAGGAAATGAAATCTAGGGTGATTTATAAATAA